A portion of the Colias croceus chromosome 25, ilColCroc2.1 genome contains these proteins:
- the LOC123703136 gene encoding uncharacterized protein LOC123703136 codes for MDETFRAFDRILRFAGISIFAKSKWNSKRWLIYQSFNFFLALLTFIFTSAFVVFNMSDLLLCIQGACIWTTGVIMFISLGICLIFKKDFEGFVGEMAFQDRALDMPLVEYVMASQGRGKCFELKCLVMNTQEKIFKLTRMLLKTYVASVWLCATLYLCSPIYGMYVREDDSLRLLAFDMWFPWSLENFGVYVASFTFHAYAGYLCCIAYPGFQSMIIILVWQIIRQLQIITFVLTNLDEIMLDIVKQRNERWQSGCSSVFSQCVKHYVRTKRFSNRLNVICRPFYLALILVAIMLVCVCSVKIAVSNKFTLDTMKYYVHEFCFILVVFMFCFLGQQVENQCEKLDAAVTEKWYIYNKEHKHNVLIFKIALSQRMPIHIFGSIPLSLPTFTWFIKTGMSFFTLMMSVLET; via the exons ATGGATGAAACTTTCCGAGCCTTCGATCGGATCCTGCGCTTCGCTGGAATTTCCATTTTCGCTAAGAGCAAGTGGAATTCCAAGCGATGGCTGATATACCAGAGTTTCAACTTCTTTCTAGCTCTTCTtacctttatttttacttCCGCTTTCGTTGTATTTAACATGTCCGATCTCCTTCTCTGCATACAAGGCGCGTGTATATGGACTACAGGCGTTATAATGTTCATATCTTTGGGCATTTGTTTGATATTCAAGAAGGACTTCGAGGGTTTTGTTGGTGAGATGGCCTTTCAAGATCGCGCTTTAGATATGCCGTTAGTGGAATATGTTATGGCGAGTCAAGGGAGAGGGAAGTGTTTCGAGTTAAAGTGTCTCGTGATGAATACACAGGAAAAGATATTTAAGCTGACACGTATGTTGCTGAAGACGTATGTCGCTAGTGTATGGTTGTGTGCGACGTTATATCTGTGTAGCCCGATTTATGGAATGTATGTAAGGGAGGATGACTCTTTAAGATTGTTAG CTTTCGATATGTGGTTTCCTTGGAGTCTAGAAAATTTCGGCGTGTATGTAGCATCGTTTACATTTCACGCATATGCCGGGTATTTGTGTTGTATTG CTTACCCCGGTTTCCAATCAATGATAATAATACTTGTTTGGCAAATAATTCGACAACTGCAGATCATAACCTTTGTTCTAACAAACTTGGACGAAATTATGCTGGATATTGTTAAACAAAGGAACGAAAGATGGCAGTCTGGGTGCAGTTCTGTCTTCTCACAATGTGTTAAACACTATGTAAGGACTAAAAG ATTCTCCAATCGGCTTAATGTGATTTGCCGACCGTTCTATTTGGCTTTAATCCTCGTCGCTATAATGCTTGTGTGCGTTTGCTCTGTGAAGATTGCAGTTTCG AACAAGTTTACGCTGGATACAATGAAGTATTATGTACacgaattttgttttattcttgttgtttttatgttcTGCTTCCTCGGTCAGCAAGTGGAAAATCAg TGTGAGAAACTAGATGCAGCAGTCACAGAGAAGTGGTATATCTACAACAAAGAGCACAAACATAAcgtattaattttcaaaatagcTCTCAGCCAAAGGATGCCAATCCATATTTTCGGATCAATCCCACTATCTTTGCCAACATTTACTTGG ttcATCAAAACCGGGATGTCATTCTTCACTCTTATGATGTCAGTGTTAGAAACATAG